A part of Kitasatospora acidiphila genomic DNA contains:
- a CDS encoding family 1 encapsulin nanocompartment shell protein produces the protein MNNLHRELAPISSEAWEEIEEEARRTFTLHLAGRRVVDLSGPDGPELAAVGSGHQRPIDPLVPGTEARARESRPVVELRVPFTLSRQEIDNVERGSKDSDWQPVKDAARSIAQAEDTAVFEGWPAAGITGVRSGAQSGPITLPHDVADYPDAVSRALTTLRLAGVDGPYSLLLGADAYTAVNETSNHGYPVRQHLARVVTGEIIWAPALAGAVVLSTRGGDFELHLGQDLSIGYLSHDTREVRLYLQESLTFSLYSPEAAVALTAAGAVEL, from the coding sequence ATGAACAACCTGCACCGCGAACTGGCCCCGATCTCCAGCGAAGCCTGGGAGGAGATCGAGGAGGAGGCCCGCCGCACCTTCACCCTGCACCTGGCCGGCCGCCGGGTGGTCGACCTGTCCGGACCCGACGGCCCGGAGCTGGCCGCCGTCGGCTCCGGCCACCAGCGGCCGATCGACCCGCTGGTGCCCGGCACCGAGGCCCGGGCCCGCGAATCCCGCCCGGTGGTCGAACTGCGGGTGCCTTTCACCCTCTCCCGCCAGGAGATCGACAACGTCGAACGCGGCAGCAAGGACTCCGACTGGCAGCCCGTCAAGGACGCCGCCCGCAGCATCGCCCAGGCCGAGGACACCGCCGTCTTCGAGGGCTGGCCGGCCGCCGGCATCACCGGCGTGCGCAGCGGCGCCCAGAGCGGCCCGATCACCCTGCCGCACGACGTCGCCGACTACCCCGACGCGGTCAGCCGGGCGCTCACCACGCTGCGCCTGGCCGGCGTCGACGGGCCGTACTCGCTGCTGCTCGGCGCCGACGCCTACACCGCCGTCAACGAGACCTCCAACCACGGCTACCCGGTGCGCCAGCACCTGGCCCGGGTGGTGACCGGCGAGATCATCTGGGCTCCGGCGCTGGCCGGCGCGGTGGTGCTCTCCACCCGCGGCGGGGACTTCGAGCTCCACCTCGGCCAGGACCTGTCGATCGGCTACCTCTCGCACGACACCCGCGAGGTGCGGCTCTACCTCCAGGAGTCACTGACCTTCTCGCTCTACTCGCCGGAGGCGGCGGTCGCGCTGACGGCCGCCGGAGCGGTCGAGCTCTGA
- a CDS encoding PaaI family thioesterase, giving the protein MPITVVAAEKILAENFAPWVLELGLTVAETGERHAVLRLPWSDRLAREGGGICGQALMAAADTACAVAISSARGGFGPMTTVQQSTGFQRPIAGADVMIMARVTKLGRQLAFIEVDLTAGDATDPAAHASAVYAFPA; this is encoded by the coding sequence ATGCCGATCACTGTCGTCGCGGCCGAGAAGATCCTCGCCGAGAACTTCGCCCCGTGGGTGCTGGAACTGGGCCTGACCGTCGCCGAGACCGGCGAGCGGCACGCGGTCCTGCGGCTGCCCTGGTCGGACCGGCTGGCCCGGGAGGGCGGCGGGATCTGCGGGCAGGCGCTGATGGCGGCAGCCGACACGGCCTGTGCCGTGGCGATCTCCTCGGCGCGCGGCGGGTTCGGGCCGATGACGACCGTGCAGCAGTCGACCGGCTTCCAGCGGCCGATAGCGGGGGCCGATGTGATGATCATGGCGCGAGTGACCAAGCTGGGGCGGCAGCTGGCCTTCATCGAAGTGGATCTCACCGCCGGCGACGCCACCGACCCGGCCGCGCATGCGAGTGCCGTCTACGCCTTCCCTGCGTAG
- a CDS encoding alkaline phosphatase family protein, with amino-acid sequence MRLRSSALGSLLTALPLLGALVVATPAQAAAGSGNLIVNGDAEAGGSCTNDWSAATTVPGWTVEAGGINAMCYTVGSFGQPNDGHTPGKAFFGPGNFGDGAMAQTVDVSSAATAIDGGGVHYNLGGWLGGWTVYGGYVAVSLHFQDANGDPVGATAKLPTVSATDRGLSTKFLSRTTTGSVPAGTRSIQVEVQFLSTSNETGYLDNLSLTLDTPVTAPAPVAPPASSVPGYDHVFTVMMENTDYSEIMNDPTDTPFIHSLMSQGATLTDAHGVYHPSDENYLAIAGGDTYTKGATYWPNINSPQRNLGDTIEAAGKSWKAYEQGMGTPCNTTTQYDAKYMPDDAPFINYTDISGNPARCAAHLFDTSQLTTDLRSAATTPNFSWIAADDYYDGEASGNGSATSLQTQDGWLKQTLAPVLSSPAWTQQRSLLVLTWDESESEGYNHVATVVLGSQGTVPAGTSSPSHYDHYSIGRTIESALGLPGLTANDTYATPLNAAFAPSAAAVPTLTGDLNAVANGGNTTLRYALPDASQVSAKNWVGIYPAGVTPGSQSSLAWAYTPNQSGAVTLATGKLNGAGKYDAYYLANDGYSVLAGPFPLTVG; translated from the coding sequence ATGCGACTGCGCTCAAGTGCCCTCGGCAGCCTGCTCACCGCTCTGCCCCTCCTCGGCGCGCTGGTCGTCGCCACCCCCGCCCAGGCGGCGGCCGGCAGCGGCAACCTGATCGTCAACGGTGACGCGGAGGCCGGCGGCTCCTGCACCAACGACTGGAGCGCGGCCACCACCGTCCCCGGCTGGACCGTCGAGGCCGGCGGCATCAACGCCATGTGCTACACCGTCGGTTCCTTCGGCCAGCCGAACGACGGCCACACGCCCGGCAAGGCCTTCTTCGGCCCGGGCAACTTCGGGGACGGCGCGATGGCGCAGACCGTCGATGTCTCCTCGGCGGCCACCGCGATCGACGGCGGCGGGGTGCACTACAACCTCGGCGGCTGGCTGGGCGGTTGGACCGTCTACGGCGGCTACGTCGCCGTCAGCCTGCACTTCCAGGACGCGAACGGCGACCCGGTCGGCGCGACCGCCAAGCTGCCGACCGTCTCCGCGACCGACCGTGGCCTGTCCACGAAGTTCCTCTCCCGCACCACCACCGGCTCCGTCCCGGCCGGCACCAGGTCGATCCAGGTCGAGGTGCAGTTCCTGTCCACCTCGAACGAGACCGGCTACCTGGACAACCTCTCCCTCACCCTCGACACCCCGGTCACCGCACCGGCGCCGGTCGCTCCGCCCGCATCGAGCGTGCCGGGCTACGACCACGTGTTCACGGTCATGATGGAGAACACCGACTACTCCGAGATCATGAACGACCCGACGGACACGCCGTTCATCCACAGCCTGATGTCCCAGGGCGCCACCCTCACCGACGCCCACGGCGTCTACCACCCGAGCGACGAGAACTACCTGGCCATCGCGGGTGGCGACACCTACACCAAGGGCGCCACCTACTGGCCCAACATCAACTCCCCGCAGCGCAACCTCGGTGACACCATCGAGGCGGCCGGCAAGAGCTGGAAGGCGTACGAGCAGGGCATGGGCACGCCCTGCAACACCACCACCCAGTACGACGCCAAGTACATGCCCGACGACGCGCCGTTCATCAACTACACCGACATCAGCGGCAATCCGGCCCGCTGCGCGGCCCACCTGTTCGACACCTCGCAGCTGACCACCGACTTGCGGTCGGCGGCCACCACGCCCAACTTCTCCTGGATCGCCGCTGACGACTACTACGACGGCGAGGCCTCCGGCAACGGCAGCGCCACCAGCCTCCAGACGCAGGACGGTTGGCTGAAGCAGACGCTCGCCCCCGTGCTGTCCTCCCCCGCGTGGACCCAGCAGCGCTCGCTGCTCGTCCTGACCTGGGACGAGAGCGAGAGCGAGGGCTACAACCACGTCGCCACCGTGGTCCTCGGCTCACAGGGCACCGTTCCGGCCGGCACCAGCAGCCCGTCGCACTACGACCACTACAGCATCGGCCGCACCATCGAGTCGGCCCTCGGCCTGCCGGGGCTGACCGCCAACGACACCTACGCGACGCCGCTCAACGCCGCCTTCGCACCGTCCGCGGCGGCCGTACCGACGCTGACCGGCGACCTGAACGCAGTGGCGAACGGCGGCAACACAACCCTGCGCTACGCCCTGCCGGACGCCTCGCAGGTCAGCGCGAAGAACTGGGTCGGCATCTACCCGGCGGGCGTCACCCCGGGCTCGCAGTCCTCGCTCGCCTGGGCCTACACGCCGAACCAGAGCGGCGCGGTCACCCTCGCCACGGGCAAGCTGAACGGCGCGGGCAAGTACGACGCGTACTACCTGGCCAACGACGGCTACTCGGTGCTGGCCGGGCCGTTCCCCCTGACCGTCGGCTGA
- a CDS encoding NUDIX domain-containing protein codes for MVRQLTPSVSCVFVCHDGAGRVLLARRGAAARDEPGRWDCGAGALEFGESFEAAVAREVWEEYRADALAIEVLGVRNVLRGEPVDSHWVAVVCAVLVDPARTTIGEPHKFDRLDWFTPDALPAPLHSQLAPTLELALNRLRTPAT; via the coding sequence ATGGTCCGTCAGTTGACTCCGTCGGTCTCCTGCGTCTTCGTCTGCCATGACGGCGCGGGGCGCGTGCTGCTGGCCCGCCGGGGTGCGGCGGCGCGGGACGAGCCGGGCCGCTGGGACTGCGGCGCGGGGGCGCTGGAGTTCGGCGAGAGCTTCGAGGCGGCGGTGGCCCGCGAGGTGTGGGAGGAGTACCGCGCCGACGCGCTGGCGATCGAGGTGCTGGGCGTGCGCAATGTGCTGCGCGGCGAGCCGGTCGACTCGCACTGGGTGGCCGTGGTCTGCGCGGTGCTGGTGGACCCGGCACGGACGACGATCGGTGAGCCGCACAAGTTCGACCGGCTCGACTGGTTCACCCCGGACGCCCTGCCGGCACCGCTGCACTCCCAGCTGGCGCCCACCCTGGAGCTGGCGCTCAACCGCCTCCGGACGCCCGCGACCTGA
- a CDS encoding amidase: protein MARTAEQRVHAFGDDALGDHDAVALARLVRNGEVSPGELAEAAAQRARTVEDALAPVAFASYRTPRVGRHSPDALLHGVPTFLKDNVDLRGMPTGHGSAAFRPRPARYTSGFAAQLLATGVTVLGKTRLPEFGLNASTEFGTAEPVRNPWQTSHSPGASSGGAAALVAAGVVPIAHANDGGGSIRIPAACCGLVGLKPTRGRLVLNDQGRRLPIDLVTDGVLTRSVRDTAAFFAAAEQHHRPAALPPLGLIEGPGSRRLRVGLVVDSPVAATDAQTRQAVERTAARLADLGHHVEPTTLPFDRQFQRDFTLYWGFIAFLIAATGKLLLDRSFQPRRLDGLTLGLRRTFHREFLRTPGVLRRLRATEHAYASVFDAYDVILSPVLAHTTPLLGHLSPNVPFEELIERLHRYVAFTPVNNVTGGPGISLPVGQTAEGLPIGVHLSAAHGQERVLLELGYALEGEAGWRRIQG, encoded by the coding sequence ATGGCTCGTACCGCGGAGCAGCGGGTGCACGCATTCGGCGACGACGCGTTGGGTGACCATGACGCGGTGGCGCTGGCCCGGCTGGTGCGAAACGGCGAGGTCAGCCCCGGCGAACTGGCCGAGGCCGCCGCTCAGCGCGCCCGAACGGTGGAGGACGCGCTGGCCCCGGTCGCGTTCGCGTCCTACCGGACACCGCGAGTCGGCCGGCACAGCCCCGACGCACTGCTGCACGGCGTGCCCACCTTCCTCAAGGACAACGTCGACCTGCGCGGCATGCCCACCGGGCACGGCAGCGCGGCGTTCCGCCCCCGCCCCGCGCGCTACACCTCGGGCTTCGCCGCACAACTCCTCGCCACCGGCGTGACCGTGCTCGGCAAGACCCGGCTGCCCGAGTTCGGCCTCAACGCCTCCACCGAATTCGGCACCGCCGAGCCGGTGCGCAACCCCTGGCAGACCTCGCACTCGCCCGGCGCCTCCTCCGGCGGAGCGGCCGCGCTGGTCGCCGCCGGCGTCGTGCCGATCGCGCACGCCAACGACGGCGGCGGCTCGATCCGGATCCCGGCCGCCTGCTGCGGGCTGGTCGGCCTCAAGCCGACCCGCGGCCGGCTGGTGCTGAACGACCAGGGCCGGCGCCTGCCGATCGATCTGGTGACGGACGGTGTGCTGACCCGGTCGGTGCGCGACACCGCCGCCTTCTTCGCCGCCGCCGAGCAGCACCACCGTCCGGCCGCGCTGCCCCCGCTGGGCCTGATCGAGGGGCCGGGCAGCCGGCGGCTGCGGGTGGGATTGGTGGTGGACTCGCCGGTGGCGGCCACCGACGCGCAGACCCGCCAGGCCGTTGAGCGGACCGCCGCCCGCCTGGCCGACCTCGGCCACCACGTCGAGCCCACCACTCTGCCCTTCGACCGGCAGTTCCAGCGCGACTTCACCCTCTACTGGGGCTTCATCGCCTTCCTGATCGCCGCCACCGGAAAGCTGCTGCTGGACCGCAGCTTCCAGCCCCGCCGGCTCGACGGCCTGACCCTGGGCCTGCGCCGCACCTTCCACCGCGAATTCCTGCGCACCCCTGGGGTGTTGCGCCGCCTGCGGGCCACGGAGCACGCGTACGCGTCGGTGTTCGATGCCTACGACGTGATCCTGTCGCCGGTGCTGGCCCACACCACCCCGCTGCTCGGGCACCTGAGCCCCAACGTGCCGTTCGAGGAGCTGATCGAGCGGCTGCACCGGTACGTGGCGTTCACCCCCGTCAACAACGTGACCGGCGGGCCCGGGATTTCGCTGCCCGTGGGTCAGACGGCGGAGGGTCTGCCCATCGGGGTGCACCTGTCGGCGGCGCACGGGCAGGAGCGGGTGCTGCTGGAGCTGGGGTACGCGCTGGAGGGGGAGGCGGGGTGGCGGCGGATCCAGGGGTGA
- a CDS encoding glycoside hydrolase family 3 N-terminal domain-containing protein: MPSTARRLIGCLGLLLATSCSSAAPHPGAGAGASPPSRLTANAATAALATQLTPDQLAGQRVIYSYEGLTPPEPLLTAIRAGRAAGVIFFRGNTADPDRFRQAVAQLRQAQQESPVHLPLLLMTDQEGGLVRRLPGAPVLSQKAVGAQPDPVTAAADAGAGAAANLSSYGLNVNLAPVLDVSHQHGDFTDRTQRSYGQDPAAVARLGQAFITAQQRHQVAATAKHFPGLGTAGGDANTDDLPVTLPVSASRLSQVDEAPYPAAIEAGVDLVMVSWATYPALDPAHPAGLSPAVVQGELRGRLGFTGVTVTDALEAGALSAFGDVGARAVAAAGAGMDLLLCSAQDANQGADATAALSDALTTGHLNRPEFTAAAERIAALRARLT, from the coding sequence ATGCCGTCCACCGCCCGCCGGCTGATCGGCTGCCTCGGTCTGCTGCTGGCCACCTCCTGCAGCTCCGCCGCACCGCACCCCGGCGCCGGGGCGGGCGCATCCCCGCCGTCGAGGTTGACCGCCAATGCGGCGACAGCTGCCCTCGCCACCCAGCTGACGCCCGATCAGCTGGCCGGCCAGCGGGTGATCTACTCCTACGAGGGCCTGACCCCGCCGGAGCCGCTGCTCACCGCGATCCGCGCCGGGCGGGCCGCCGGTGTGATCTTCTTCCGCGGCAACACCGCGGACCCCGACCGGTTCCGCCAGGCGGTGGCCCAGCTGCGGCAGGCCCAGCAGGAGAGCCCGGTCCATCTGCCGCTGCTGCTGATGACCGACCAAGAGGGCGGCCTGGTACGGAGGTTGCCCGGCGCACCCGTGCTGTCCCAGAAGGCGGTGGGCGCGCAGCCCGATCCGGTCACGGCAGCGGCGGACGCCGGCGCCGGGGCCGCCGCCAACCTCTCCTCCTACGGGCTGAACGTCAACCTCGCCCCGGTGCTGGACGTCTCCCACCAGCACGGCGACTTCACCGACCGGACCCAACGCTCCTACGGGCAGGACCCGGCGGCCGTGGCCAGGCTCGGCCAGGCGTTCATCACGGCGCAGCAGCGGCACCAAGTGGCCGCCACCGCCAAGCACTTCCCGGGGCTGGGCACCGCCGGGGGCGACGCCAACACGGACGACCTCCCGGTCACCCTGCCGGTCTCGGCGAGCCGGCTCAGCCAGGTGGACGAGGCGCCCTATCCGGCGGCGATCGAGGCCGGCGTGGACTTGGTGATGGTGTCCTGGGCGACCTATCCGGCACTGGACCCGGCGCATCCGGCCGGCCTTTCCCCGGCGGTGGTCCAGGGCGAGCTGCGCGGTCGGCTGGGCTTCACCGGGGTGACGGTGACCGACGCGCTGGAGGCCGGCGCGCTGTCCGCCTTCGGCGACGTCGGCGCCCGGGCCGTCGCTGCCGCGGGTGCCGGCATGGATCTGCTGCTCTGCTCGGCCCAGGACGCGAACCAGGGGGCCGATGCAACGGCCGCGCTCTCCGACGCCCTCACCACCGGGCACCTGAACCGCCCCGAGTTCACCGCCGCCGCCGAGCGGATCGCCGCGCTGCGCGCCCGCCTGACCTGA
- the gndA gene encoding NADP-dependent phosphogluconate dehydrogenase encodes MSVRTPADIGVIGLAVMGRNLARNFARHGHRVALYNRTPTRTRALVEEFGKEGDFVPAETPQELVASLARPRRIVIMVKAGAPTDAVIDEFVPLLEPGDIVVDGGNAHFQDTRRREAALRERGLHFVGTGISGGEEGALNGPSIMPGGTAEAYQSLGPLLESIAAQVDGRPCCTHVGPDGAGHFVKMVHNGIEYADMQLIAEAYDLLRHGAGRQPAEIAEIFQGWNAGRLESYLIEITAEVLNHTDAETGRPFVDIVQDRAEQKGTGRWTVQTALDLGVPVNGIAEAVFARSLSGSVALREAARDLPGPTETWLDSAASDRFAEDVEQALYASKIVAYAQGFHEIQAGSAEYGWNVNLGDMAAIWRGGCIIRARFLNRITAAYQADPQLPTLLADEYFTKALGEAQSAWRRVVTTAAQLGIPTPGFATALAYYDSLRANRLPAALIQAQRDFFGAHTYQRVDREGTFHTLWAGDRSEQRQ; translated from the coding sequence ATGAGCGTGCGGACACCTGCCGACATCGGCGTCATCGGACTCGCCGTCATGGGTCGCAACTTGGCCCGCAACTTCGCCCGGCACGGCCACCGGGTGGCCCTCTACAACCGGACGCCGACCCGGACCCGGGCCCTGGTCGAGGAGTTCGGCAAGGAGGGCGACTTCGTCCCGGCCGAGACCCCGCAGGAACTGGTCGCCAGCCTCGCCCGCCCCCGACGCATCGTCATCATGGTCAAGGCCGGCGCTCCCACCGACGCGGTGATCGACGAGTTCGTGCCGCTGCTGGAACCCGGCGACATCGTGGTCGACGGCGGCAACGCCCACTTCCAGGACACCCGGCGGCGCGAGGCCGCCCTGCGCGAGCGCGGCCTGCACTTCGTCGGCACCGGCATCTCCGGCGGCGAGGAGGGCGCGCTCAACGGCCCGAGTATCATGCCCGGCGGCACCGCCGAGGCCTACCAGAGCCTCGGCCCGCTGCTCGAGTCGATCGCCGCCCAGGTCGACGGCCGCCCCTGCTGCACCCACGTCGGCCCCGACGGCGCCGGACACTTCGTCAAGATGGTGCACAACGGCATCGAGTACGCCGACATGCAGCTGATCGCGGAGGCCTACGACCTGCTGCGGCACGGCGCCGGCCGCCAGCCCGCCGAGATCGCCGAGATCTTCCAGGGCTGGAACGCCGGCCGCCTGGAGTCCTACCTCATCGAGATCACCGCCGAGGTGCTCAACCACACCGACGCCGAGACCGGCCGGCCGTTCGTCGACATCGTCCAGGACCGGGCCGAGCAGAAGGGCACCGGACGCTGGACCGTGCAGACCGCACTCGACCTCGGCGTGCCGGTCAACGGCATCGCCGAAGCCGTCTTCGCCCGCTCCCTCTCCGGCAGCGTCGCGCTGCGCGAGGCGGCCCGCGACCTGCCCGGCCCCACCGAGACCTGGCTGGACAGCGCCGCCTCCGACCGGTTCGCCGAGGACGTCGAACAGGCCCTCTACGCCTCCAAGATCGTCGCCTATGCGCAGGGCTTCCACGAGATCCAGGCCGGCAGCGCCGAATACGGCTGGAACGTCAACCTCGGCGACATGGCTGCCATCTGGCGCGGCGGCTGCATCATCCGGGCCCGCTTCCTCAACCGGATCACCGCCGCCTACCAGGCCGACCCCCAACTGCCCACGCTGCTCGCCGACGAGTACTTCACCAAGGCGCTCGGCGAGGCCCAGTCCGCCTGGCGACGAGTCGTCACCACCGCGGCCCAGCTCGGCATCCCCACCCCCGGCTTCGCCACCGCCCTCGCCTACTACGACTCGCTGCGCGCCAACCGCCTGCCGGCCGCCCTGATCCAGGCCCAGCGCGACTTCTTCGGCGCCCACACCTACCAGCGCGTCGACCGCGAAGGCACCTTCCACACCCTCTGGGCCGGCGACCGCAGCGAGCAGCGGCAGTGA
- a CDS encoding HAD family hydrolase, which produces MRHDNQVLVFDADDTLWENNVRFEQATELFLDLVVPPAASREAALAELNRIEAANARTLGYGSKVFQRSMGECFELLHQRSLAPQEAARLAELAASVTSAEVELIPGVADTLAALADRHHLMLLTKGDTAEQQAKVDASGLAGHFQSVHIVAEKNLATYQQLIDQHGLLPGQTWMIGNSPKSDILPARGAGLNAVFIPNPHTWVLDHAELDPADTGVLHLDAFAELGEHF; this is translated from the coding sequence ATGCGACATGACAATCAGGTCCTGGTCTTCGACGCGGACGACACGCTTTGGGAGAACAACGTCCGATTCGAGCAGGCAACCGAGCTGTTCCTGGACCTGGTGGTGCCGCCCGCGGCGAGCCGGGAGGCCGCCCTGGCCGAGCTGAACCGGATCGAGGCGGCCAACGCCAGGACGCTGGGTTACGGCTCCAAGGTCTTCCAGCGCAGCATGGGCGAGTGTTTCGAGCTGCTGCACCAGCGGTCGCTCGCCCCGCAGGAGGCGGCCCGGCTGGCGGAGCTGGCCGCCTCGGTCACCAGCGCCGAGGTGGAGCTGATCCCGGGCGTGGCCGACACCCTCGCCGCCCTGGCCGACCGGCATCACCTGATGCTGCTCACCAAGGGCGACACCGCCGAGCAGCAGGCCAAGGTGGACGCCTCCGGACTGGCCGGCCACTTCCAGTCCGTGCACATCGTCGCCGAGAAGAACCTCGCCACCTACCAGCAGCTGATCGACCAGCACGGACTGCTCCCCGGGCAGACCTGGATGATCGGCAACTCGCCGAAGTCGGACATCCTGCCGGCTCGCGGCGCCGGGCTGAACGCCGTGTTCATCCCCAACCCGCACACCTGGGTGCTGGACCACGCCGAGCTGGACCCGGCGGACACCGGGGTCCTGCACCTTGACGCCTTCGCCGAGCTGGGAGAGCACTTCTGA
- a CDS encoding DUF6296 family protein → MDPVQRYAVSLPGPVCGHRPATVVVVHWTPRSVDGNSVYTDETGEFQVSINADGVASRLDADDGHQHQCLHAVPLPRTGSPVG, encoded by the coding sequence GTGGATCCTGTCCAGCGCTATGCCGTCTCCCTCCCCGGCCCAGTCTGCGGGCACCGGCCCGCGACCGTGGTCGTGGTGCACTGGACACCCAGATCCGTCGACGGTAACTCCGTCTACACGGACGAGACCGGTGAATTCCAGGTCTCGATCAACGCTGATGGTGTGGCCAGCCGTCTGGACGCCGACGACGGCCACCAGCACCAGTGCCTGCACGCAGTACCCCTGCCGCGCACCGGCTCCCCCGTGGGGTGA